The nucleotide window CCGATGAATTTGTAATTAGCTGACTGTCAGATTAAATAGATATCAACTTTTGCAAAATTATTCATCGGATGACTTTTCGGAGCGGACTCAAAATTTATAATCGCTTATTTAAGGTTAAAGCAGATTGCTTTAATTTTTTCAGACTGTAAGCCTTAAATATCTTTCAAACTCTTTGTGTCCGGTTTTTCAGTAAAATTAGTCAGGCTTGACTGTACTGATTAATAAACAGTAAGTCTTTAAATATTTTTGCTGTTTATTATATTAGTCAAGCTCTGACTTTACGGTCTCATTTATTATTTATCAAAAACCTTATTTTATAGTTTTCTTATTAAAACGAAAAGAAACAATCACAAAAACCTTTGGAAGGATAAATAAAGCTCGGATGAACCGAGCTTAATCAACAAAACACATAATAACAAAACACTGTTTAATCAATATTATAACTAACAGAAAACGAATATGTTCTGCCTAAACTGTACGATTGAAATATATACTCTTCATCATTATATGAATATGTCTTTTTATAATCTTGATCCAAAATATTATTCACCGAAAACTTAATATTAAATCGTTTCCCTGTGTTTTTAGAAATATTAAATTTCAAATCCGGATAAGCCTGTTTATAAATATTCGGCGTTGCACCTTTTGTAACAACGGCTAATTTTTGTCCTTCAATATTAAACGCAACATTCACACTTAAACCGTTTTCTTTATTTTCATAAGAGACAAATGAATTTAAAACCCACGGAGCCTGTCCGTACATCGGTCTTTTTAATAAAAGCCCTACATTTTCTTCATTTCCGTAATTCTCAACTAATTCGACTTCCGATTTAAGAAAAGTAAAGTTTGTACCAAACATAAAATTCGGCATATTTAATTCCGGGAAATGCTTTTTTACTTCAATTTCAAAACCGTATAATTGAGAATTTTCAATATTTACATAATGAAATTCAGGATTATTTGCACGCGGATCATCAATTAATTCAATAGGGTCTGAAAAATATTTGTAAAATAAACTTGCAGAAAAATTATCGCCGCTTTTCCCGAATTTTTCCCAACGTAAATCAACATTATCAATCAAAGTTCTTTTTAATTCAGGATTTCCTACTACACGCCAACCTTCTTTAAAATCGTAATATGCATAGGGCGCAATTTCTCTGAAAGCCGGACGTGCAATTGTTCGTGTATAAACAGCTCTGATGTTCATATTTTTATTAACAGAATATTTTAAATTTAAAACAGGTAAAAAGTCTGAAAAAGGTTTTTCTGCTCTGACATATTTATAATGTGAAGATTCAACATTGTTTCTGATATATGTGTAATCATACTCGTATCTTAAACCTGTCATCAGTTTAAATTTCTTTGTAATTTCCGAATCAAACATGCCGTAGCCGGAAACAATTGATTCTTGTGCGATATAACTGTTATAAGCATCAGTTAAGGGGTCATTTTGAATGTAAACACCATAAACCACATCATCTGCATTTTGTCCGATATTATCGTCTGACAAATAATCGTTTATATTTCCGTTAAATGATACACCTTGAGATAAAACATCAAATTTTCTTGAATCAGATGTTCTTGATTTATATGTAAATGCTGCACCGGTTTTAAAATTTGTTGTTTTATTAAATAATTCAGTCGGAATACTTATGTTTAATTTATTATCAAAATTAAGTTCGTGTAATTCTCTGAAAAATCTTGCCGGTGAAGGATAAGCATTATAGCTGATTTGATAACTGTTATCTGTTCTGTCGTAATTAAAAAACCTCAAATCCGGTTCATTTTGTCCCGACAGTGTATATGAACTGATCCAATCAACTTTAATTTTTGCTGAACCGGCAAAAACATTATTCCCTGATAATTGAAAAGAGGTGAATTTTCTCTCTTGAAAACCCAAAGTATGTTCATACATATAGATGTTATCTTCCGGTTTCGGCCCTTCTCTGTAACGAGCTGTTTTTAAACCGCTGCTGTTTCTTAATACAGTAAAATTAACATGATTGTTATTGTTAAACTTATATGACAACCCGCACAAAAGAGAAATTATTACTTCTTCCTCTCCTTTTTCTTCTTGTTCAGAAATTTTAGGATTCATTACGCCCGAAGCACCGGCAGTTTCCACTAAATTATATCGAGCATAAATTCCGTTTTGGTACGATTTAAAATTTCGTCCGTAACTGCCGGCAAGAATAAACCCGAAAGCTTTGCCGAAAAGCTTTATTTGATTTCCCACAGAAAATGAATGGCTGTGATTTAAAAATGATTTTTTTTGAAAAGTATTCATATTATTGCTAAACGATGCGCTTATCACATCCAGTTCATTATTATTTGAATATAAGAAAGGAACTGCTCCGTCAGCCTCATCCGGAACATATCTTGTTCCGTCATCAATTCCGAATGCATCGTATTTTCCGCCTTCGTAGGATAAAAAGTCATCTCGAAGATTTGTTTGAGGATTATAAGCAAATGTATTTGAGAATTGTAATGTAAATTTTTCAGGATATTTTTTTGTGGTAACATTAACATAACCGCCCGTAAACGATGCAGGCAAATCAGGTGTAAATGATTTATATACAATAATGTTATCAATGATATTTGAAGGAAACATATCCATCTGCACTGTATTTTTATTCGGGTCAAGACCGGGTATTTCAGCTCCGTTCAAAGTAACTTTTGAATATCGATCACTTAAACCTCTGACAAAAACATATTTCCCGTCTGAAATTGATACTCCGGAAATTCGTTTTAAGGCAGAAGCTGCATCCGAATCTCCAAGTTTTGAAATTTGTTGAGAGGAAATTCCGTTCAACAATCCTGATGATTTTTTTTGAAAGGTATTAATTGCACTTTCAGTATTAGTAACAGCATTTGCACTTATTGTTACTTCTGAAATTTCAGACGCAACTTTTTCCAGAATCATGTTTAAAACTTCTGTACCACCCGGTAATAATTTTAAATTTTCAATAATTTTAGTTTCATAAGAAATATATGAAATGATTAATTTCTTAGTATCAGAAGGAACATTTTCAAGACTGAAATTCCCGTCATAATCAGTTACAGTTGCTATAATCGGATCAGAATTTTCAACATAAACAGTTGCTCCGATTAAAGCCTCACCGGTTTCACCATCGGATATTTTTCCTCTTACTACACACATATCTTGTGCTTGAATAGCCGTAATTGATATAAAAAACAGTAACATTATAATTAATAATTGTTTCATTTTGTTTGTGTTTGTGTTTTGTTTGTTATTAGGTATTCATCTAAAGTCAGGGTTTAACTCAATAATAAATACATGAGAAACTTAAATTTCTGACTGTACATTTTTCAACAAAGTAAAGCCCTGACTAATCATTAAGTTTTTGTTTACTATTTACAAAAGCACCCCTAACCTGCATTATTCATAAAAATTTAAAAAATCTGTTAATATACAGATTATCTGACTTATACAATTTTTTCATGTTAAAACTGAATTTTTAAATTTTTACCAAAGGCACATTAAAATTTTGCCGTACTTTTCGTTGCAAACCTTTCGCAGTATTAATATACAGCTTCAAGGATTGACGCCTCAATTACGACAAAATTTTAATACGTGCATAATGCAGGCTAATAACGAGGTGATTAGTGCTTGTTAACTTTATTGTTTGTTTATTTAAAAGTTAAGGTCCAACCGGCAGCCCAATTTGTATTATCAAATGCTCCTTTATAAGAAACATTTTCAAAACCGGAGTCATAAGCTGCAAGGTTGCCGGTTTGTGCACTTGCAGGTACCGGATTTGTTGAACTGATTCCGGGATCTGCAACTGAATTTCCGTTTCCCGCAAAAGCTGTTGTCCACGCATCTGTTTTATCTTGCGGAACATCATACAAAGGATTATCTTGATCGTCTTTCGGAACTGATATTTTGAATAAAGAAGCTGCATCGTAAGCTCCGCCGTCAGTTTGCCCGGCAACATTATAAAATACGTTGTTTTCAATATTCAAATAATTATCTTCCCACATTTTATAAGAACATTGTACCATATTATCGTTATCATCTTGTAAATACTCAATATCAAGTCCTTTGTAAAAGTCAACAAAAATTGAATTTTTATAAGTTCCTCCTGCATTATCTCTCAATGTTACAGTTTTGCTTTCACCTGCAACAGCACCAATGTATGTTGCATTATATATAACAGGAGTTGCATAAGGAGAACCTGTTTCATTATCGCTCGGTCCGCCGTCATGTTCACCGCCTCTGTCTGAATCAGCACCATGAATAATTACCCAAAATTGTCCTTTTCCGTGAAAACCTTCATCATAATCATAAGAATCATCTTTGCAATTCACAACTAATGCATGTTTAACCATAACAGAACCGCCGAAAAATTCAATTCCGTCATCATTATTTGCAACAATTTCAACATAATCAATCGTTGTTCCGCTACCGACTGCACCAAGAGTTAAGCCGTTAATTTCATTTGCTTCTCCGATATCTGTACCACCATGACGAATTGATACATATTTTAAAGTTCCTGAATTATCAGCATCATCAGTTCCGCCGTATAAACCTCTCAATTCGCTTGTAGGAATGCCTTCAACAGCTTTATCGCTTGTTAAATTATTTGTTGTGGCTTTTCCCAGAAGAATTAAACCACCCCAAAGACCTCTTGCCCCGGCATCAACTCCGGTTCCCTCTGCATTATCAGCTTCTGCCGTAAAAATTATTGGATTAGTTGCAGTACCCACAGCATTTATTTTACCGCTTCTTGCAACAATTAAAGCACTTGCATTTTCACCTGTTCCCGGTTTTCCTTTAATTAAAGTTCCGGCTTCAATTGTTAAAGTTTGTGCTTCATTTACGAAAACCAATCCGTTAAGTATCCATACTTTGTCAGATGTAAATGTGTAATCACCTGTTCCTTCACCTTTGTCTGTAACAGTAATATTTCCGTTTCCGTCATCTTCAAAAGAAGTTGCATTCGGATCCTCTTCAATAATTTCATCCTTTTTACATGCACTTAACATAACCGCTAATCCGAAGAATACAAATAGTATTGTTTTTAAATAATTTCTTTTCATTTTTGTTTAGTTTATTTTATGATTAATTTATACTGCAAAAGTATTTTCTATTTCAATAAAGTCGGTTAACAAAAGTTTAAGTAACTATTAAACAATTGTAAGTTATTTGTTAATTAAAAGTTAATTTCAGTTGTGATGTACTATTGAATAAATTATTTGTCTTAATTTTGGCATATAATAAAGTAAGTTTGGTTTAAAAACCGGTCAGACGGATATGTTTATAAAATTTTCAGAAGAATTCTTGATATTTTGTAAAAAATAAGATAAAAAAAAGTCCTGTAAGGACGAACAATTTGTAACACGGCACAGAAGTGCCGTGATTGACAAACAACTAAATATTAGTTCCGTAGGAACGAACTAAAACAATAATTAGAATATGAGATCGTCCCTTTGGGACTTATGCACTTGTATTTATCTGTTCACGGCACTACCGTACCGTGTTACACATAGTGGTAATTGCTATCGCAATTAATCTACGGCATTAATAACATAATGAAAGGTAAAAGCAAGTACGAGCATTGATATTAACAAAATTCAGAGAAATATTTACAAAAGAACTCATTAAAAAAAAAACATGAAAACATCAAATTATAAGATACTGATTGTTGATGATGAGAAAGATGTACGAGAGATATTAAAATATAATATTTCTAAAGAAGGCTATAAAGTTTTCACTGCCGGAAATGGTGAAGAAGCTTTGAAAATTATAAAAGCAAAAAAACCACACCTTATTATATTAGATGTTATGATGCCTGTTATGGACGGTTATCAAACTTGTTCAGAAATTAGAAGATTACCAAAAAATAACCAAACTATTATTGTATTTTTATCTGCAAGAAATGAAGACTACTCACAAATAATAGGTTTTGAAGCCGGAGGAGATGATTATGTTACAAAGCCGGTAAATCCAAAGGTTTTGTTATCCAGAATAAAGGCATTACTTAAAAGAAGAAAAAAATATGAAAAAGAAGAAAATGATATTATTACATTCGGAAAATATCAATTAAATAAAAATGAATACATTTTATATAAAGGTGATGAGCAAATAACTCTGCCTAAAAAACAATTTGAAATATTAAGATTGCTTGTTTCCGAACCCAATCATGTATTTTCAAGAGAAGAAATATTTGAAAAAATATGGGGAGATGACGTTATTGTCGGTTCCAGAACAATTGATGTACATATCAGAAAAATCAGAGAAATAACCGGTATTGGAAATATAAAAACGATGAAAGGAATCGGATATAAATTAGAAGTTTAATTGAAATAAAAACAATAAAATTATAGACAACAACTTGTCCCGTATTTATTTCGGGATGTTTGTTTATAATTTTAAATAATGGCATATTACAGTGAAAAGAAGACTTATAAATACAACTGACCCGCGAAAAATATCTCTGTTTATTGCATTTTTTCTGACTTTATTTATTTCATTACTTTACTTTATCATATCCTTTATTTTTCAAGAAATTAATTTTGATTTTTCAGTACTTCTGACTATTGACATAATAATATTTATTTTCTCATACTTGATTTTTATATATGTTTTAAGAAGATTCATTTACGACAAAATAAGACTTATATACAAAATCATCAGAAACCTAAAGCTTCAAAAAGACGAAAAACCTGACTTTAATATAAATACAGATATAATAAAAGAAGTAAAAGAAGAAGTTGAAGACTGGGGACAAAAACATAAACAAGAAATTTTAACTTTAAAGGACAAAGAAGAATTCAGAAGAGAATATATCGGTAACATTTCTCACGAGCTTAAAAACCCAATATTTAATATTCAAGGATATATTTATTCATTAATTGAAGGAGCTAAAGACGACCCGAAATTATCTGCTAAATATCTGAAACGAACGTCTAAAAATATTGAAAGAATCATAACTATTATTGAAGACCTTGATACTATCTCGGAATTGGAAGCTGTGGATATTAAAACAAATTTCAAAACCTTCGATTTATTTAACTTAACTGAAGAAGTTATTGAATTATTTGATGAAAAAACAAAAAAAAAGAATGTAACAATTTACTTTCGCGAAGATTACATTAGTCCTATACAGGTTCTCGGAGATGAACACAGGATTAAACAAGTACTTGTTAATTTGACAGATAATGCCGTTAAATACAGTTTCGGCGGCGGTAAAATAAAAATCAGCTTTTTTGATATGGATAAAAGTTATCTGACAGAAATTACAGATGAAGGGTCCGGAATATCTGAAGAAGATTTACCAAGAATTTTTGAACGTTTCTACAGAACAGACAAGGCTCGTTCAAGAGACAAAGGCGGAACAGGATTAGGATTATCCATAGTTAAACATATTATAGAAGCTCATAATCAAACCATTAATATAAGAAGCACATTAGGAGTAGGTACAACATTTGCGTTCACATTAAAAAAAGCGTAAGAGTTGAGTCCACTCCGAAAAGGAAAAAAATAAAAATGCCACTAAAACACCAAGACACAAAACTTCACAAAGAGCTTACTGTCAATGTTTAAAATTTGTGTATTTTTGTGTTTTCGTGACTTTCCGGCAAAAAAACACTTTTTGGAGTGAACTCAAAGTTTTGAAAAATAATTCTTAACAATTAAAACATATTAATTGATATTTCTCTGCTTTTTAATCCTAAAAATAAGTATCTTTGGCAAGTTTTTTAATAAAATATAAATTTTAAAATAATGAAGACAAGCACAATCATAATTGCATTTATCGTAATTCTGTTTACAGGTTGCACAATTACACAAGAATATCATTTTAATAATGACTTTTCAGGTAATTATTCCATGGAATTAGATATGGGTGATTTTATTAATATGATGAAATCTATGGATACTACCGGAAATATGAGTTCTCTTGACAGTATGGACCAATCTTTTGATGAATTGTCTGAACAATATAAAGCCGGTGGTGCAAAAAATGTTGAAACCGGTTGGAAAGATGACAAATCAACAATGTTCATTAAATTTGATTTTGAAAATCTTGAAATTTTGAATGATATACTAAACGGAGCAGGAGAAGAATCAGATATGTTTTCTTTTGCCGGAACAAAGGGAACATATAATTTCAGCAATAAAGGTTCCAAAAAATTAATCATTG belongs to Bacteroidales bacterium and includes:
- a CDS encoding TonB-dependent receptor, giving the protein MKQLLIIMLLFFISITAIQAQDMCVVRGKISDGETGEALIGATVYVENSDPIIATVTDYDGNFSLENVPSDTKKLIISYISYETKIIENLKLLPGGTEVLNMILEKVASEISEVTISANAVTNTESAINTFQKKSSGLLNGISSQQISKLGDSDAASALKRISGVSISDGKYVFVRGLSDRYSKVTLNGAEIPGLDPNKNTVQMDMFPSNIIDNIIVYKSFTPDLPASFTGGYVNVTTKKYPEKFTLQFSNTFAYNPQTNLRDDFLSYEGGKYDAFGIDDGTRYVPDEADGAVPFLYSNNNELDVISASFSNNMNTFQKKSFLNHSHSFSVGNQIKLFGKAFGFILAGSYGRNFKSYQNGIYARYNLVETAGASGVMNPKISEQEEKGEEEVIISLLCGLSYKFNNNNHVNFTVLRNSSGLKTARYREGPKPEDNIYMYEHTLGFQERKFTSFQLSGNNVFAGSAKIKVDWISSYTLSGQNEPDLRFFNYDRTDNSYQISYNAYPSPARFFRELHELNFDNKLNISIPTELFNKTTNFKTGAAFTYKSRTSDSRKFDVLSQGVSFNGNINDYLSDDNIGQNADDVVYGVYIQNDPLTDAYNSYIAQESIVSGYGMFDSEITKKFKLMTGLRYEYDYTYIRNNVESSHYKYVRAEKPFSDFLPVLNLKYSVNKNMNIRAVYTRTIARPAFREIAPYAYYDFKEGWRVVGNPELKRTLIDNVDLRWEKFGKSGDNFSASLFYKYFSDPIELIDDPRANNPEFHYVNIENSQLYGFEIEVKKHFPELNMPNFMFGTNFTFLKSEVELVENYGNEENVGLLLKRPMYGQAPWVLNSFVSYENKENGLSVNVAFNIEGQKLAVVTKGATPNIYKQAYPDLKFNISKNTGKRFNIKFSVNNILDQDYKKTYSYNDEEYIFQSYSLGRTYSFSVSYNID
- a CDS encoding response regulator transcription factor, which produces MKTSNYKILIVDDEKDVREILKYNISKEGYKVFTAGNGEEALKIIKAKKPHLIILDVMMPVMDGYQTCSEIRRLPKNNQTIIVFLSARNEDYSQIIGFEAGGDDYVTKPVNPKVLLSRIKALLKRRKKYEKEENDIITFGKYQLNKNEYILYKGDEQITLPKKQFEILRLLVSEPNHVFSREEIFEKIWGDDVIVGSRTIDVHIRKIREITGIGNIKTMKGIGYKLEV
- a CDS encoding sensor histidine kinase, whose translation is MKRRLINTTDPRKISLFIAFFLTLFISLLYFIISFIFQEINFDFSVLLTIDIIIFIFSYLIFIYVLRRFIYDKIRLIYKIIRNLKLQKDEKPDFNINTDIIKEVKEEVEDWGQKHKQEILTLKDKEEFRREYIGNISHELKNPIFNIQGYIYSLIEGAKDDPKLSAKYLKRTSKNIERIITIIEDLDTISELEAVDIKTNFKTFDLFNLTEEVIELFDEKTKKKNVTIYFREDYISPIQVLGDEHRIKQVLVNLTDNAVKYSFGGGKIKISFFDMDKSYLTEITDEGSGISEEDLPRIFERFYRTDKARSRDKGGTGLGLSIVKHIIEAHNQTINIRSTLGVGTTFAFTLKKA